tgaatttggcctgtgtccgccgccattttggatttttcaatttttttttcacatagtaatcttgggcctccaagctcgtcgcatgccaaatctcagcgcactcggaccaacatgaaaaaaaattaaaaaaaaaagtcgccgtgtgattttttttaaatgcagtttgttttgtcttggggccctctatgacatttggtcgagcaccccccacccatctcgcaccgtttaaaagttaccatacaaaattaaaatgaccattatttccgccatcttggattttttccaaaaaaaatttttcataggaatttaggggcctctatcttccgccatgccaaatctcagcgcgctcggaccaacttgaaaaaaaataaaaaaagtcggccattttgaaaaaatttaaatgtattttgttttgtcttggggccctctatgacatttggtcgagcaccccccacccatctcgcaccgtaatatgaatactttttgagatattggggaaattaaagatctctactttcccccctttttttgcttataacttttgatattttgtgtgtgctactacacgcttcgaatacatttttctaggcattatgacgaatctaatgaggtatcacacgtatttttaggagtattatctctatttttcaccgtgttcagtttctcgaacaagactaatacaaccaagcacaagatgaactgcctgtaggcacttggaactctcaattatatttaattcatgtcgaccgtggtcaaatattaaaattagtgatatgtatttagttcttaaataattgtattgcgatatgcttattatggtaattttttcaattaattcaatttgacattttatatttatataaatttatgattatgatgatgaatttgcacgcttgacgggcctggcacgttgcatgcgatccaaagccgggcgccttcggcatcctcatactaaaagcgtaacactatacatatattgtaacatccccatactgtgtcaatccaaataaataatttctgattttcaaaggagtcaaagagcacgaaggaatataatcattttgcagatcggacgtaggtatatcagtaaaggtgaaatactgtaaatatatcatacttacatactcacaattatattatctaggaatataatattatttacctacattgaaattggttgctgacctagtgaaaatactgaaatattttaactgttgatgtagtaaagctaggcgctttcaaccacctcgtaaagtattagatgcttctgttatcagaaagtgtgtttttatagcacttagtgactttttcttacgtttcatatgctttgtttcccattgtttgtaaatggtaaaatcacgtgaccgcgcggaacacactgacacaggtccgtcctctacaagcgctgccgcgcgactgaagagggcgtaagtgcgttcgcgagtgattgcgcttgcggatttagtaggtattgaaacatagaaattattttaatgatgttaccgagacaaagtgatccaaaacgtctagattatcttattacctatacatttgtgtaaaaaacaagtctaaaaagtttgtattgtagatatggtttggatttattgttaaaaaaaggcgtaactttggaatttttttctatcgagcaaagtttatctaatcatgtttttgagatccaaaacgtatctgccagatccttaagtataagatatatttttttcacaattttaaaacattgtttcttatatttctaatggattaaaaaaactggttcgcttagctcctacggaaaaagcacgccttaaGGTAAATAATGAGAGGTTGAAACCTCTTAGAACAGAAAGCTGTGGCCTTAGAACCCCTGAGAATAAGACAAGATATCTTTTCAGCTCCTTATTAGCTCAAATCGGCCCTTAATATATCTGTGCCAAGTAAAGAATTCAAAAATTGTAATTACTGATGAGGTATAAAGTGTTACCTGGCAGAAGCCACAGTAGATGCATTTGGTCATGTCAATATCATATCGCGTCGTACGCCTAGAACCGTCCGCGCGCTCCTCCGCCTCGATTGTGATAGCCTGCCAGTGAAAGTGTaagttagttattttaatttttacaaaaACCAAACAAGGAGTGAATATTTTAAGTGTTAGCTGCAGAATTGCATGGATACATAataaatgaattcattcattgATGCAGCGCTCCGCAGAAGGGTATTCTGCTCAGCTGTTTGAAGACTAACCTGAGCAGGACAGATAGCCTCACACAGCTTACAGGCAATGCAGCGCTCCTCTCCAGATGGGTAGCGGCGCAGCGCATGCTCACCTCTGAACCGTGGGGACAGAGGCCCCTTCTCAAATGGGTAGTTGATGGTTGCTGGTTCCTGGAAACATTGTTGATGTTTTAAATTTTTCTCTGGGACTGTTAATATTAGAAATGCACCAGATTGGATTTAAGGAACAGTCAGGATATAATCatgcttgtttattattttataacaatttaaacattccactcacttgcacgcAGACTCATTTGAGAAATGAGTGCACGCGAATGTTCACTACTCATGCTATATAGGTATAGTTCCACCAGCTGAATATTCAGCGGCCAGATACTGAATATTCAGCTGATGGTTTGGGCAAATATATATTCCACCACTATCTGTTACTGTGTTAGTGTTACTTAATACTATATTGTTTAGTTCCATTCATAATATCATTTGGCATAGTAGCAAtacaacatatttatttttggtCACTTGTATACAAATAAGTAGTCCATTCtgctaattttttttatttatatagcccTTTATTCTGAACATGATTGTTGGTTTTTAGTTTTGAATGTTTATATGAAGTCTCTTGGTTCAGTGTGCCTgtcggcaaaggcctcctccaactccTTCCAGTATTTCCTCTCTCTTGCCACCCTTGTCCAGAGTGGTCCCACTGTGAGTATAATTTCGTCTTCCCATCGTGTTAATTGAGGGCCTTGCGATCTTGATCCATCTGTAGGGTGCCACATGAGAATTCTTTGGCTCCACTTCTCTGTCTTGCATCTTATAGTGTGGCCTGCCCACCTCCATTTTTGCATGTCTATGTGGGTGAGGATGTCTGTCACTTTTGTTCTGGTTCTTATGTCAGAGCTGCGGTTTCTATTCTGTAATTTTACACCGAGCATGCTCCTCTCCATAGCTTTCTGGCACTTTGCAAGTTTATCTCGTTGTTTTTTAGTAAGAGACCAAGTTTCGCAGCCATAGGTTAGACATGGAAGCACACATGTGTTAAAAGTTTTGCTTTTTATCCGCATACCAAGGTTGCTTCTCATGATTTCTTTGAGTGACCAATATTTGCTCCAGCCGGATGCTAttcttttttcaatttctttatcCATTTGGTTCTTGAAAGATATTATTTGACCTAGATATACATATTCTTCAACATAGTCCAGACTGAATCCATTAACTGCAATTTCTTGTCTCCTAGAATTTGTCATCAATTTAGTCTTGTCTGAATTAAGCTCCAGTCCCACTGCCTCACTCTGTTTTGCTAGATCTAATAGCATGCATTCTAGTTCTTTTGGGTTTTCCTCAAACAAGACTATGTCGTCGGCAAACCTGAGGTGGTTTAGGTGTGTGCCATTTATGTTGAGGCCAAGGTGTTCCCATTCGATTAGTCAAAATGATAATTATCATGCAAAATTATACTACCGACTAAACTAAACAAGAAAAGGAAAAGAGGTAGACCATTTAGAagatgggtggacgacatcaaaGCCACAGCAGGAACCACATGGACGAGAGTTGCCAAGGATAGAGAGGAATGGAGaaggttggaggaggccttttgcCAATAAATGGCACacatacagaaaaaaaaacgcaaGAACTGTAGAAAATAATGCAATTTACTGGCTGAAATAAAGGATTATTACATTACAAACTAAACAAACCTTAAATATATGACCCAAGGTGACTGCGAATCCTCTCGCCAGCTCCGTCCAGAACATGGTCTGTGCAGCCTTGTCGGACAGCACCTTGAAGGACATATCCTGCGGCTCGGGGTTCACGTACATGTAGCCCTTCTCCTGCAGCGGGTACTCGCCCGCCTTGCCCGCCGGCGCGCTGTACGCGCGGCTCAGCGCGCCGCAAGCGCGCACTACAACACAGATACTCTTATACTTGGTCTACTTAACAAGGCAAGCAATAAGTTCGTTTTATTACAGAATTGTAGCCAAATAGGAATAATAAGCTCAAAAACCTAATGTAAgtagtgtataataaatgaaatgacgTCGCAATCtcagtataataatataatttttcgAAAGTAAATACGCAGAAGAGGTTATAAACAACACAGTTGCGTAATCGATATTTTAATGCCATAACGAAAAAGCGCTTTCATGgaaaattattaatgatagATATAGTCGAGCACTGTTATTACCTCGCGTAGACACCGAAAATATTTTTGCTAAGGACATTTTTCAACCCTATTTAGAAATAATGAATTTTGACGAGTGAAACTTCAAACTGCTGTCAAAACTCAAAATACAGTCCAAAAAAACCGATAACGTCAAATTTGATGTGGTTATCATTTGAGCAGCTGTTAAAATCGTCCATTTGAAGTGGATCTTTTTGTGTTGCTTGAGTAAAAACATTTTGTTATCTGTGAGCGGTAGCCCACGTCAAAACAATACGTGACGTTTACAAATTTTTATGTTCGGTGATATCGCAATAGCTGCTGTTAATCTGCGAAAAATTCGCCACGCAGCATGGGAGATGCATCGGTCGCAGATACCGATTCTAACAAACCCAGTCCTCAAAGCGAGGCGCCGTCTGAGACGGTAAAACTCCGACTATCTAGTGATTTTGCATTTTGTGAGAAAAAATCTTATTTCCCCCTTGTTAACAGGACCGGGGTCCTTTCGGCGGGCTGGAATTTCAAGTTTCGGAAGTGGTAGAGAGGTTGGAAGCCGGAGTGAATGCTCACGAAGCCGGCGATGACGAGAGACGGAGGGAACCGCGCAAAATCAGCGCCGGGTTCTTCGAGCCGGAAGAGACTTCTATGGATGAGATTTTGAAGGTTTTAGAGGAGTTGGTGTTGAAGACGGACCCTAGCTGCGAGAGCGCGGAGCCGCCGCTGCTGCCGACGGACGCGGTGACGCGGGCGGCGATCCTGTCGCACAGCATCGCGGCGCTGTTCGGCCGGCTGGAGCGAGGGCACGCCGCGCGACTCGGCGCGCACATCGCCAGCGAAACGTCGCGGTGGATGGCGCACATGTTCAGGTATATCAATCAATATTATCAGATAAACTCGTACAATGCAACCTCTACCCgtggtaagctcaataaggtttgcgtttattagtaggtacctacaactaAATTAACAGTTAATAGTCTTCAACAAAGGaatgtacaggtttttaaagacTGCAACACACAATACATGTAGCACTCCTGGAGTTGCCTTGGAAGAAGTTCCTTGTGGGCATCTTGAATAATTGATAGAACTGTTATATCAGATACAAAAGGTACTactttaaatacataaaaacaaataaactcAAACATTTACtaagcaaataggccacaagggttCATAATTACTTTGAGATGTATAAAGTCTCTAAATGTTGAATTAGGTACatgaaaaaaaactatactttataaaacaaacttTAAAAGATGTAAATGTCTCTGAGTGCTACAAGTATATAATTATCTTCAGACAATAACCCTCTCAAAGGGTTGAATTGaagtattttatattgaaagattaattaaaagaaaagataCAAACACTTTCTACTGCTCTTACTGGGATTGAATGTTCAACATCCAGTTGCAGTGACTCATACATACCTACTACAAGTGAATGATGGCATGTTATCTGATATCATATGACATGGCATTGTGTTTGTTGATGTTTAGGATGATGCTTGCCAATATTAACAATGCTGGATTACTGCAATCCACTTGTTGGAATGTCAATAGTTGCTGCTTATGTTCATTATTAAATGTTGCTTACAAACCATAATGAGTGCAGGCTTTAAACCAAAGTTTTCACTGCAAGTAATTGCTTTACCAACTAAGCTATTATGTAAAATgagttgtatttaaaattaccACATATTCTTCATTTATTCTCAATTGAAACCTCTTAGTAAATAAAATCCAAGATGTAAAGTACCCTATTTTCTAGTTTTCACCCTATTTTCCAAATTTAATCAAGATCTGATCAGCCGTTAATGCAAGATTTAGGAACAAACATCTGAATATTTAAACATACAAAGGTTTATCTTAATAATACAaataagatttattttatataagtacagTTTTGTTTATGtccaaaattatataaaaaatataccaaTAAATAATTTCTAGTTTGTACCTTACATCATTATGGCCATTATGAGATAAGTGGACTTTTGTACAAATGTTATTTCTTATGTCTTTGCTTAGATATTCAGAACATTAATACTACCTACTACATACATCATAGTCTATGCATAGTATGTAAAGCAAGCGTGCCTAACAACAATCACACCCATAAAGCGCATGTCCAATACATTCTACACGCATATTAGTACTACGAGGAAGTTTAGTACATTAAGTATGGTGGTATTAATGGCTCATATCAGTTACCTTGAGCCTATCCTGATTAGATTGGCTCACAACGGAATTAGAGAATAAAATTCTTGAATGTATTATGTTTTCACTCACATGTTAGTATAACcagtaaataagttttttttaacaataaaggaGTTGACTTTTATGGTTATTTACAGACAAAAATACTTGTTTAAGTTGATTAAAAGCAATAGGTAGGTGAAATTTAAAGTTAAAACTGCAAGGCGTGTGatcgcgggttcgaaccccattgagttttcggaacttacTTATATGTAGTACAAAATAAGTCTATATTCTGTAAAGGTAACTATTGAGAAGAAACTGGACTAATTTAACATACGCATGCATGACCATCTCAAAATATTTACAACCACTTGTGATTGTGATATGGGTATGCTAGTCCAAATAGTTCCCAGTGCTAATTTAGGTTGCGGGCATAACTGGGactaattaatcataaaataaaaacggtcatGACCTACTTTACTGATAGTATGTAATGCTTGTTGATTGTTTTCCATTATTTTTCGGGTTCTGAATGTTCAAGTGATAGCAGCGTTTtgtttctaatttatattttattctgtttgttgttttaaaatgattagatgttatttaaatgacacaattttcaataatataAACAGGCAATAATGCTTTGAAAACAGACCTTGCGACAAAATAGATAACTGCCAGCTAAGTGCAGCAAGGTGCAATGAATTCAATCGATCCTTGAAATGCGGCAACCTAAAGCAAATAGCCTGCAATTATAGGTGCGGTGAATACAGGCCCTTTGAACGCCACGTCTCTCGTGCGTCGCGCGGCGCGGAATCGCGAACCTTCCCGggatgcacgaaggttgatattggtcTGTAGCCGCGCGCGACACACGACGGTCTTTGGCGCTTTAACCTAAATCTGCATTCAAACTCGCTTAGTCTTTATTCTGGACCTTGTTATTTGGCACCGTTTCCCTAGAAATTTCACGCATTTATTCTTACGAGTATTTCGATTAGCTAGGGTAGATGAATGTAAAGAACTGTACTGTGTAACTGATGGGACTATTAGGAGTTCGGAGACACAAATGGATTGTGTTTGGTGTTTGCAGACTGGCAGACTACAGTGCCTACTACCATCAAGAGCAGCTGGAAGGGCTGGTGCGAGTGACTCGAATGCTGCTGCACTGTCGCTACCCGCGCTACCTCGAGGATGGAGGTATGCCACGATAATGCAATGTCATTTGCATTGTTACCGGTTTTTCAAAAGCACGTCTATTACTATCAATGAGATGTCATAACTTGCCTCTTTTTTGTAGCGTTGGCATTCGCGACGCGCCTCCCGTGTATATACAGCTGCGTGGCGTCTCCTCTGGGCGTCGTACAACATTTGTGCAGACAGCTCGGTTTGCCTCTGGCCTGCGTACGGCCTGTACCACAGCACCCGCGCGGTAAGTCATTCCGGCAGATAATGAAAGGAAAAGAATAAAGGACCATAGATGTAGATTAATACACGAGTAAGTAGTTGTCAATTGACATTATCACaatattacaataatataaGATTTTTAGTCACTTTTTTATAGGTTGTTACTGTTACAAGTTACAAAATGGCACATATATCAAATTCCTTACTGTACTGACACTACTGACAAAGGAGatctaaagtatttttttttgtcaggACGCGGTATGGACGTGTCTGCTCTTGAACGACTCTGCGAAGAAGACTTAGCGGCCGAACGCACACCACTCCTAGCACTAGGAGCCGCCGGGGCAGCCCCCCTCGGAGGCGGAGACGACCTCGTAGCCTTGGCAGATGCGTGTCACCGCCGGGGGCTACATCTGCATGTACGGGGGCATAGCCTGGCGCTGCCCGCGGCGTTGCCCAGAGACGAAGTTAGTAATATTGTCAATAGACATGCTTAGGTGATCTCACATCAGTCTGAGCTCTAGGAGCCGCCGGAGCAGCCCCCCGAGGAGAAGGAGACGCCCTCGTAGCCTTGGCAGATACGTGCCACCGTCGGGGGCTATATCTACTTCGCGCCTTCGATATCATAAA
The sequence above is a segment of the Cydia fagiglandana chromosome 9, ilCydFagi1.1, whole genome shotgun sequence genome. Coding sequences within it:
- the LOC134667575 gene encoding NADH-ubiquinone oxidoreductase subunit 8-like, with amino-acid sequence MSLAKIFSVSTRVRACGALSRAYSAPAGKAGEYPLQEKGYMYVNPEPQDMSFKVLSDKAAQTMFWTELARGFAVTLGHIFKEPATINYPFEKGPLSPRFRGEHALRRYPSGEERCIACKLCEAICPAQAITIEAEERADGSRRTTRYDIDMTKCIYCGFCQEACPVDAIVEGPNFEFSTETHEELLYNKEKLLLNGDKWESEIASNIRADHLYR